aaaggTATTTCAGAATTTTCTTTTCTCACTTTTCCACTTTTAGGCTGTTCCTTATGTGGTCGCTGCCTTTATCTTTATTGTGAACCTCggttgattttaattttattattatccactcatttttatttatttttgtttaattaattttatttataaaagaaaattttattatgattcacttatttttatttacttttgcttaattaattttatttataaaagaaaattttattattgtccacttatttttatttggcactTGTTCCGCTCTTATTGTTCCCTTTGTTCACATTCACTTGAAGGGTGACCACTTCACTGCCCCGACAGCTGTACTCacgaattcaacttttcaccgcgCGTAAGTTGGATTCGCCCCACTGTACAACCGCTgccgcgacgccttaacggtccttcgacgccgacgtcgactgcgccgCGCGTGTGGGCACCCGTGTGCGAGCGTGGTCTCGACGTCACCCGGGTGGCGCGTGCGCGCTGTACTCTCACGACCGACCGTTATGTTTTCGTCTCTTTATCTTACTTGCCGGCTTGCTGCTAGCATTTTTGTCACTCACCAGCTGCACGTGTTCATTTTCTGGCTATGCCTAACACAAGGTATAGGAATGTTCTCTGGGGTATACCGGACTACTTAATAccctattttcatatttcgcaCTTACATGACCTTCTCATCTTCTTGCTCTCTGCTAGGTTACCTTCCCTCTAGGGTATACCCAACTAGAAATACcctatattcttttttttttttggaaaatacctATTCGGGCATGCTTGCGGGCTTTAATCCGCCGACATGCCACACCCCTAAACGCCTCAttgtccctgctcgggcgccacttgtaaggaagcttctggccggggtataattctcagtcttaccaggtctagcgagttacaagttatttataatttcgctgggagagCGGGCTTAAAGGGGGGGAAAGATGAGAAAGgaatatatatggaaaacaaTTTCCGTtaacgaaaatgaaaatataaatatatatttttactctAGAACTTCGATTTAAAGGAgaaaacagaaggaaacatcaaaaagaatatatatggaaaCTAATTTCCATTAGTcgcaaatgaaattattgtATTTGAGTAAACAGAAGAAAAGTTAAACGTAAAGGATAgaataattatttaagaaaaatatcCTTTGTCGAAGAGGGAAATATATATTCCCACTGCCAGAACAAGAActattttcaataataattttcgATTATTAGAAAGAAggaaaagtttttatttattaactgCCGAAGACAAATATATCTTTTTAAAAATGAAGggataaaacataaataacgaaaatatgAAAAGGTATATGGAAACCAATTTCCATTAAAcgcaaatgtaaaataaatatatatattttactgcCAGAACTTCGATTTAAAAGGGAGGAAACAGAAATAAcgaaaaaatcaaaaagaaatatataaaaactaatttctaTTAGACGCaaacgaaaatattttatttgagtaatagaaaattaaacagaaactattttgaataataatcTTGAATTGTTAAAAGGGAGAGAGTGCTTATTCATTAATTgccgaaaataaatatattttggagaatgaaaaaggaaaaattaaaaacggaaagatgaaaaagaaatatatatggaaaCTAATTTCCATTAAGcgcaaatgaaaaaatatatatttttactgcCAGATATTTGATTAAAAAGGAGAGAagtacatttttatacccttgcagagggtattataattttgtcgtcaaatgtgtaacgcatagaacgagacatatccgaccccataaagtatatatatattcttaatcagcatcaacagccgagtcgatatagccatgtccgtctaaccgtctgtctgtttccaTGCGAATTAGTCCCTCAGATTTAAAGCTTTCCTAATGAAACTTtccagaactccctctttctgttgcacgcagcacatatatgaaaaccagctggatcggaccactatatcatatagctgccataggaacgatcggtcgaaaattaacttttgtatgaaaaaacattctgtttatcaagatatcttgaccaaactcggcatttattagttttactttactccccatatatatgcaaaatcctattaagatcggaccactatatcatatagctgccataggaacgatcggtcgaagattaagtttttgtatgaaaaaacaatttgtttatcaagatatcttgaccaaactcagcatttattagttttactttactcttcatatatatgcaaaatcctataaagatcggaccactatatcatatagctgccataggaacgatcggtcgaaaattaagtttttgtatgaaaaaacattttgtttttcaagatatcttgaccaaacgcggcacttattagttttactttactcctcatatatatgcaaaatcctattaagatcggaccactatatcatatagctgacataggatcgatcggtcgaaaattaagtttttgtatgaaaaaacattttgtttttcaagatatcttgaccaaactcggcatttattagttttactatgctcctcatatatatgcaaaatccttttaagatcggaccactctatcatatagctaccataggaacgatcggtcgaaaattaagttgtacgaaaaatctttttgattatcaagatatattgaccaaactcggcatttactattttcccggtgcttcttagataggggcaaagcactatgagcattttgaaaaggttgggtctgtaagggtattagatctttggcgtgccgaagatagcccttttTCTCGtttagaataaaaataaaaaaagcagAACAGggattaaaaaaaatgaagaataCTTGATTTgagatttaaattttaaagaaaagTTTACATTGTGAGAAATTATTTCTCAATTTTGAAGTGCTTCAGTCGAAATTTAGAAGCAGACTCGGGCACCTGGACAGGTATCGGCAGCACATCCGTATAGTTCAATGCCATAGTACCAGGCAGGGGCTATGATTTGTTTATGAATTAGTAGTTTCCTTTTTTGTGGTAGCTTGGATATGTTAGCAGATAGATCCGTTACTACGTCGAAAcggtacccttctaggtaGCAACGCAGCTTCCGTATCGACCAAacgattgccaggcactctttctcgGTGGCGGAATAGTAAACTTcggccttcagcaactttcTACTCGCGTACGCTATAACCCGCTCCTGCACTTCTACAGTCTGCGTCAGCCGTACTCGTTCGCGTCAGTCTGTAGGACGAATCTGGCGGAAATGTCTGGACAAGCCAACACCTGtccttcaattgacgcaatgcctcctcctgttATTGATCCCATGCCCATTTCCGCCCGCATAAGAGCGCTGTTAGCGGCTGTACCTGAGTGGCGAGGTTGGGAACGAAGCGCCTGTACCACGACGACATCCCGAGACACTGCCGTAACTCCTTACAATTTGTCGGGAGCCTCAGGTTACGTATCGCCTCCACCTTCTCTGGATCGGTACGTATTCCTTCCCCGCAACTGACGTGGCCTCGCCCGGAAGAAACTGCACTTCTTTCTATTCAGCCTGAGATTAGCCGCCCTTAAACGGCAGATAACTTCCCGTGCTCCTTCGTTGCCCCTATTACCACGTGTCGTCTAGGTAGGCGAACGCATGAGGCTCCACTTCCGGTCCTATGACCGTGTCTAAGGCTCGCTGGATGgtcgcacacgccgagtgCAAAGCCGAATGGCATCACAcgccattggaaaagacctcttccGGGGACCGTGAAAGCCGTACATTCCCGACTATCGGCTTCCATCGGTATCTACCcgtacccgtgcttcaaatccagagtggaaaTAAGCCGGGCGGCACGCGACCGCTCAAGGATGTGATAAATCCTGGGAACAGGATAAGCATCTGGGATtgaatgcgcgttgagttgcCGGTAGTCGATGCACATGCGCCATTCGCCAGTCTTCTTTTTGACTAAAACGATTGGGGCGTTGTGCGGATTTCGCGACGGCTCGCTGGCCACCTGCCGGGATCAGCTCATCTACCTGTTCGTCAATCACCGTCTACATGGCAGGATTCTTCGGGTAATATCGCTGTTTTAATGGCTTGTCGCCCTTAGCCGGATCCTGTACTCCGCGATATGAAAGACTCCTTGCAGCCCCAAGAAGAGTGCCAGTTCCGATTCAGATCCGCTGGCCACTCAGTCTCTTCGTTGCTGGGCTCGCTCCGCGACTCACCCAAGCGTTTGGTCGAATCCTGCGTGAGACCCCTTCGACGTTCCCTTCGACGTTCCGTGAACCCTTCTGCCAGACGAATGCGCGCCTGTACGTTCTCCACTCTCCCCCGAATCGCCAACTTACGTACGCAGTTCCGGTTCCGGTTCCAGCATCTTCCCACTTCCGCAGGGGCCGTCTCCGGCGGGGCTGGGCCAAACcctacctctctctctatgtctACAACAACCACTCCACTAGGTCACTGCCCTGTAATACCTATACTAGCGAGCAGTAGCCTCGCACCAGCTACACTTACGGGCCTGGGCCACGCACCAGCTACACTATCGCTCGCATCTCCTGCACTAGCGGGCTACAGCCTCGCGTCCTGCACTGCCGGGCCTTAGCCTCACACCAACTACACCAGCCCTCTACGTTAGGGTGAACCTCGGATATTTCCGATGTTTAGCACATGTAAGTAACCGCCCGAGTATATAAAGTCAGCATTTTCTCTTCATCCCTTGATTGTCTCCACTTTATTGCTAGTTTCATCCACTTATTCCTTATGAGTTTTCTAAACTAAGGCCCTGCCGCACTGCTTTAGAGCCCTAGCGCCCCACTGGACACTTATTGGTTATCAATCGCGCTCCTTGCTCGACATTAGGTTCAATACCTTGCCACATTGCCTTAACTGGTCTTATTACTAATACAATGTTTACATACTATACAATACTTATATCTTATAACTATAATTAtgaactgtggggtggctacATTAGTGGCCGCTTCACAGTATAAAAAACGaacagttttaaagctatcttaatgaaactttgcagaggtccctttttctgttgcacgcagcacatatgtcaaaaacagatggaccggaccactatattatacagctgttataggaacgatcggtcttgacaaaacttggcatttattagttttactaagctcctcatatgtataaatgcaaaatactattacgATTATGCAGGAAGACAAGTCAGTTGTAAGCAACAGCCGACGCAGCTTTGTTATCCAAAATCTGATCCTGATGTCACCTATCGTTGCATCCACGTTTTGATGCTTGACCCTCAAGTAAGTCATGGCTGCAAATGCTGACTGGATGGCATCGACAGAAACATGCAGCTGTATTGCCCGCACAGGTGTTGGGCCGAAGTAATGGCGCGAGCTCCGAAATTCTTCCACGTTGGTCATATCCTGATGCCTTTTACTAAGGGTTCATCCCATTGCACATTTCGTCGCCAAATCTCACGCATTAGTAACTTTCCAGTTATCATGAGGCTAAGAAATCCCAGAGGATCGAATGTTGACATGATCAAGCTCAAGAACTCCCTCTTCGTAGGAATTCGCTCCAAATTTAGAACATATCGGGGTACTTTGTGGTATTTcatgttgaatttgaaatcGTCCGTGGCTGGTTGCCAACACATGCCTAGAATCTTTTCTTCAGCTTCGCCCCATTCGATGCTCCTAGCAGCCCCATGTTGGCCCAGCGCGTCAGCGTCAGATGGCGAACTGGAACTAAGCTGGCACAATTCAAATCCAGCATTTGCatgtattttttcttattcttgTTGATATGGTGATGGCTTTGCGTTCATTATCAAAACTATCCACATAGTCGTCCACATAGTGGCATTCAATAATAGCTTTAACCGCGCGAGGATCTGAATCCTGAAACTGCAGGGCATTCAAGGTCTTCACATACTGTGCGGCGCTTGGCGAATATGCTGCTCCAAACGTCATTACCCTCATCTCATAAACATCAGGCTGCCGGTGATCATTGCCGTTTCGCCACAGGAATCGCTGGGCGCATCTATCCTGCGGTCGAATCATTACTTGATGGAACATCTTTCGGATGTCTCCACAAACGCCAACGGCACCTTCCCGCAAATGGTATGGATAATGCCGAATTCAATGAAATATCACCaacctttgctgctgcttcgaaCACCAGTTTTACCGGGCTTATTTGGATTTTTAACTCCAAGTGTGGAAGATACCAAagtctgttgctgttggctaaAGCAACCTCATGCTGCTTCAATCGTCGAGCATATCCTTTATGAACATAATCgtccataattttcatataggcTTGTTTAAACTGATCGTTACGCTTCATCTTTCTCTCAATGTTGACAAATGTTTTGTATGCCATATCATAGCCTCGCGGCAACTCAACTTTATCACGGTTCCATAATAAACCCATCTGATAACGTTCTCCTAGTTTCACCGTGGTGTCTTCGAGTATCCTCTGTGCTCGTTCATCGTCGCTGGCTACGACTGGTGACGTAAGCTTCACACCGAAGTTTTCGATATCAAAATAGTCGTTTACCATCTTTTGGATTGCATCCTCCTGCGACACTACTAGGAGATATGACTTTGTTGACGTTACCGTCGGTTGACCTCTTACCGGCCCAAAAACCACCCATGCAAGTTCGGTGGCTGCGGCATATGGTCCCTGTGgtgcaaatttttttgtttgcattggcaGTCCAAGATGCGCATGGTCAAGTCCAATCAGAAGTTTTGGTACCGCCCCGCGATACGGTTTCATTGGAAGACGTGCACCGTTGCCCCACATTTGGACGTCACGTTAATGCAGGCTTTGCATTGGTAAGCTCAGGTTGGACACGGCGtacacatttcgcaacacatGACGTTTGCGCTTGTCCGCTCCACTCACTTTCATGCTAACCACTGTAGTTGGCTCTCTGGTTGCTCTTCCACCAAACCACTGTATATTTAGTTGCCTGTGTTTCCCTTTCATATCTAGATCGCGGAGTATCTCGTCGTCGATCATCATTACAGACGAGCCCTCGTCGAGGAACGCGTACGTATCGATCCGCTCATTGGCCCCGTGCAGTCACCGGCAATATGCGGAGTAGTAGGCGTTATCCATCCGAATCCACACAACTTAAGTTCCTTTGTTGCCTCGATTGAGCATTCACTGGCTGCGGTGCCCTTGTGTGAGAATCCGCTGGCTGCGGCATCCGTCCAGCATTCATCACTGTGACACATGGCATTCGTTGGCCCTATTGCACAGTCTTGCCATGTGGCCAACTGTCCACCTTTTTAGCGGAGAGGGTAAGTTAAACTCGTTTCACTTCCTGACTGCGTGCTGTCCATTACAGATTGGACACTGTTTTGTGCGACCTTGGTCAATGCTGGCATGCAGCACTCTACGCCTTTGCTCCTTACTATCGACGTCCACAATCGTACATACCACATTGGCGTAGTCCGTTAAACACGCGCTAAAATGTACGACTATCGGGAAAGGCATAATTGTAGCTGCATGTCTGGCCCATTCCACCCTCTTGCTTGGTGGTAGTTTAGCGACCAAATCATCCATCAGTGTAGGAGTCCCTAAATGCTGGTCCTCGTTACCCGATTGTACTCAATCGCTGCAAAGTTACTCACGCGTGTAGCATATGGCACGATTTTAGCTATGCTGTGCTCCTGAATTGGCTGCAACGTAATTATTCCATTACGTTGTTCACATTCCTGGGATGTATGAACAACTTCACAGTGTCACGTGCTTCGCCTTTGAGTGCCTTCAACAATCGCTGGTTATTCTCCAGATTCGTACAGTTGTACGCCAAAGTGGTTTCCGTAAACGCGCAGAAGAATATAGGCCAATCCTCAGGTTGGCCTCCAAACTCGGGTAGATCTGGTAATTTGCGTGGCAGGCATACATCGTCCCTGGGAGTCGTCCATGTGAAGTTCCCTACGTTGGCTCCA
The DNA window shown above is from Drosophila virilis strain 15010-1051.87 unplaced genomic scaffold, Dvir_AGI_RSII-ME tig00001990, whole genome shotgun sequence and carries:
- the LOC138911682 gene encoding uncharacterized protein is translated as MWGNGARLPMKPYRGAVPKLLIGLDHAHLGLPMQTKKFAPQGPYAAATELAWVVFGPVRGQPTVTSTKSYLLVVSQEDAIQKMVNDYFDIENFGVKLTSPVVASDDERAQRILEDTTVKLGERYQMGLLWNRDKVELPRGYDMAYKTFVNIERKMKRNDQFKQAYMKIMDDYVHKGYARRLKQHEVALANSNRLWYLPHLELKIQISPVKLVFEAAAKDRCAQRFLWRNGNDHRQPDVYEMRVMTFGAAYSPSAAQYVKTLNALQFQDSDPRAVKAIIECHYVDDYLSSSSPSDADALGQHGAARSIEWGEAEEKILGMCWQPATDDFKFNMKYHKVPRYVLNLERIPTKREFLSLIMSTFDPLGFLSLMITGKLLMHIEREVGFGPAPPETAPAEVGRCWNRNRNCVRKLAIRGRVENVQARIRLAEGFTERRRERRRGLTQDSTKRLGESRSEPSNEETEWPADLNRNWHSSWGCKESFISRSTGSG